In Kitasatospora gansuensis, a genomic segment contains:
- a CDS encoding VOC family protein — MSAIPGALAVHHVAYTVPDLDQAVTFFTEVIGAQLLYRSGPVNDPDGDWMTRQLGVHHRAAAYVAMLRLGPVTNLELFEYSSPDQRRELPRNSDWGGHHLAIAVTDVDAAAAYLRAQPGVQVLGRPETVADGGPIDGDRWVYFRAPWGLQLELIDLPPGLPYERQTEARLYRPTQNWS, encoded by the coding sequence ATGAGCGCCATCCCCGGTGCCCTCGCCGTGCACCACGTCGCGTACACCGTGCCCGACCTCGACCAGGCGGTCACCTTCTTCACCGAGGTGATCGGGGCCCAACTGCTCTACCGGTCCGGTCCGGTGAACGATCCGGACGGGGACTGGATGACCCGTCAGCTCGGCGTCCACCACCGGGCCGCCGCGTACGTGGCGATGCTCCGGCTGGGTCCGGTGACCAACCTGGAGCTGTTCGAGTACAGCTCGCCGGACCAGCGCCGCGAGCTGCCCAGGAACAGCGACTGGGGCGGTCACCACCTGGCCATCGCGGTCACCGACGTGGACGCCGCCGCCGCGTACCTGCGGGCCCAGCCCGGCGTGCAGGTGCTCGGCCGGCCGGAGACGGTGGCCGACGGCGGCCCGATCGACGGCGACCGCTGGGTGTACTTCCGGGCCCCGTGGGGCCTGCAGCTGGAGCTGATCGACCTGCCGCCCGGGCTGCCGTACGAGCGGCAGACCGAGGCCCGGCTCTACCGGCCGACGCAGAACTGGAGTTGA
- a CDS encoding cupin domain-containing protein, protein MIVSDTAHAAVHLGPGTQRVRTRCLARRGMLHSETEAVDHVRLSPGACYDLAGRAGTEAAWYVLRGPVALLDCPEQPQHLLAEGDLLLAPEGGRVHLHGGPLGAELLCLTVLPDAVSRELPARKPELEPGRSVLDRRGAAVPAGSEP, encoded by the coding sequence ATGATCGTCTCCGACACGGCCCACGCGGCCGTGCACCTCGGCCCGGGCACCCAGCGGGTCCGCACCCGCTGCCTGGCCCGCCGGGGCATGCTGCACAGCGAGACCGAGGCCGTCGACCACGTCCGGCTCAGCCCCGGCGCCTGCTACGACCTCGCCGGCCGGGCGGGCACCGAGGCGGCCTGGTACGTGCTGCGCGGACCGGTCGCGCTGCTGGACTGCCCCGAGCAGCCGCAGCACCTGCTGGCCGAGGGCGATCTGCTGCTCGCCCCCGAGGGCGGCCGGGTGCACCTGCACGGCGGCCCGCTCGGCGCCGAGCTGCTCTGCCTGACCGTGCTGCCCGACGCGGTCAGCCGTGAACTCCCGGCACGCAAGCCGGAGTTGGAGCCGGGCAGGTCGGTCCTGGACCGCCGTGGCGCAGCCGTCCCGGCGGGGAGTGAGCCCTGA
- a CDS encoding cupin domain-containing protein — MRSTVIVADTRGPADVHGVHGAHGLTHWACLARRPGLLGGWEAVEWASLPPGGVSGEHLHTRTEEAYILLTGRGEIILDGRPHPVEAGDVVLTGLGTTHGLRNAGTEALDWLVIEMPAPLPRPRTPILRHAVVTNLRRVGPIDPGVVLTGPLRHLELVRLRPGERTELAADATEHTVFVTAGSGRAAAADVRVPLEPGRSVTLPLGSSAAFTAGNDGLEYVHAVLTVPPSERPGESR; from the coding sequence ATGCGTAGCACCGTGATCGTCGCCGACACCCGCGGCCCCGCGGACGTGCACGGCGTGCATGGGGCCCACGGCCTGACCCACTGGGCCTGCCTGGCCCGCAGGCCGGGACTGCTGGGCGGCTGGGAGGCGGTCGAGTGGGCCAGCCTCCCGCCCGGCGGCGTCAGCGGGGAGCACCTGCACACCCGCACCGAGGAGGCCTACATCCTCCTCACCGGCCGGGGGGAGATCATCCTCGACGGCCGGCCCCACCCCGTCGAGGCCGGTGATGTCGTACTCACCGGCCTCGGCACCACCCACGGTCTCCGCAACGCGGGCACCGAGGCGCTGGACTGGCTGGTGATCGAAATGCCCGCCCCACTACCCCGACCACGCACCCCGATCCTGCGGCACGCCGTGGTGACCAACCTGCGCCGGGTCGGCCCGATCGACCCCGGCGTGGTGCTCACCGGGCCGCTGCGTCACCTCGAGTTGGTCCGACTGCGGCCCGGCGAGCGGACCGAGCTGGCCGCCGACGCGACCGAGCACACCGTCTTCGTGACGGCCGGCAGCGGCCGGGCCGCCGCCGCGGACGTCCGGGTGCCACTGGAGCCCGGCCGGTCCGTCACCCTCCCGCTCGGCAGCTCGGCGGCCTTCACCGCCGGGAACGACGGGCTGGAGTACGTCCACGCGGTGCTCACCGTGCCGCCGTCCGAACGACCCGGGGAGTCCCGATGA
- the hppD gene encoding 4-hydroxyphenylpyruvate dioxygenase, with translation MVGLVEHDAAGDPFPVIAQDAIVFVVGNATQAAQFYQAVFGMELVAYSGPETGRRDRKAFVLRSGSCRFVIKGGVSPDSALLDHHRRHGDGVVDLALEVPDVDKCIAHARATGATVLEEPNDVTDEHGTVRRAAIATYGETRHTLVDRSRYHGPYLPGFVAAQTRVQRPEGHPKRLFQALDHAVGNVELGKMDEWVGFYNRVMGFENMAEFVGDDIATEYSALMSKVVASGNHRVKFPLNEPAIAKKKSQIDEYLEFYGGPGCQHLALATNDILTTVDILRANGVEFLNTPDSYYDDPKLRERIGKVRVPVEELKKRGILVDRDEDGYLLQIFTKPQGDRPTVFFEFIERHGSLGFGKGNFKALFESLEREQDKRGNL, from the coding sequence CTGGTGGGCCTGGTCGAGCACGACGCCGCCGGTGACCCGTTCCCGGTCATCGCCCAGGACGCCATCGTCTTCGTGGTGGGCAACGCCACCCAGGCGGCCCAGTTCTACCAGGCCGTCTTCGGCATGGAGCTGGTCGCCTACTCCGGTCCCGAGACCGGCCGCCGGGACCGCAAGGCCTTCGTGCTGCGCTCCGGTTCCTGCCGCTTCGTGATCAAGGGCGGGGTCTCCCCTGACAGCGCGCTGCTGGACCACCACCGCCGCCACGGCGACGGTGTGGTGGACCTCGCGCTCGAGGTGCCGGACGTGGACAAGTGCATCGCGCACGCCCGGGCCACCGGCGCCACCGTGCTGGAGGAGCCGAACGACGTCACCGACGAGCACGGCACCGTGCGGCGCGCCGCGATCGCCACCTACGGCGAGACCCGGCACACCCTGGTCGACCGCTCCCGCTACCACGGCCCGTACCTGCCCGGCTTCGTCGCCGCGCAGACCCGGGTGCAGCGCCCGGAGGGCCACCCCAAGCGCCTGTTCCAGGCCCTGGACCACGCGGTCGGCAACGTCGAGCTCGGCAAGATGGACGAGTGGGTCGGCTTCTACAACCGGGTCATGGGCTTCGAGAACATGGCCGAGTTCGTCGGCGACGACATCGCCACCGAGTACTCGGCGCTGATGAGCAAGGTGGTCGCCAGCGGCAACCACCGGGTGAAGTTCCCGCTGAACGAGCCCGCGATCGCCAAGAAGAAGTCGCAGATCGACGAGTACCTGGAGTTCTACGGCGGCCCCGGCTGCCAGCACCTGGCGCTGGCCACCAACGACATCCTGACCACGGTGGACATCCTGCGCGCCAACGGCGTGGAGTTCCTGAACACCCCCGACTCGTACTACGACGACCCGAAGCTGCGCGAGCGGATCGGCAAGGTCCGGGTCCCGGTCGAGGAGCTCAAGAAGCGCGGCATCCTGGTCGATCGTGATGAGGACGGCTACCTGCTGCAGATCTTCACCAAGCCGCAGGGCGACCGGCCGACGGTGTTCTTCGAGTTCATCGAGCGGCACGGTTCGCTGGGCTTCGGAAAGGGCAACTTCAAGGCCCTGTTCGAGTCCCTGGAGCGCGAGCAGGACAAGCGCGGCAACCTCTGA
- a CDS encoding sedoheptulose 7-phosphate cyclase, producing MAGKTNNHGLFTTGEPVSAWTVSTALPVTYQVAFTPQLLNPGNPALASAGATPGRRLVVVEETVHALYGDKIRAYFGTRGLAVELGVLAAHEEVKTMESVFRVAEWMDHFGVSRRAEPVIAMGGGVLMDVVGLACSLYRRSTPFVRVPTTLIGLVDAGVGAKTGVNFGRHKNRLGTYHPAVATLLDPAFLATLDQRHLSNGLAEILKVALIKDRKLFELLDRTGEALIDQRFQGPTPGGEVLVRAVHGMLQELQPNLWEHRLERSMDYGHSFSPTVEMRALPELLHGEAVCLDMALTTVLAQRRGLVETAERDRILGLMRRLQLPVRHPLLEPETLADALTDTIRHRDGRQRFPLPVGIGDGCFADDLTAAEIGRAATELEELACVAP from the coding sequence GTGGCCGGCAAGACCAACAACCACGGGCTGTTCACCACCGGCGAGCCGGTGAGTGCCTGGACGGTCAGTACCGCCCTCCCCGTCACCTACCAGGTGGCCTTCACCCCGCAGCTGCTCAACCCGGGCAACCCGGCGCTGGCGAGCGCCGGTGCCACCCCGGGGCGGCGGCTGGTGGTGGTGGAGGAGACCGTGCACGCGCTCTACGGCGACAAGATCCGGGCCTACTTCGGGACCCGGGGCCTGGCGGTCGAGCTCGGCGTGCTGGCGGCGCACGAGGAGGTCAAGACGATGGAGTCGGTGTTCCGGGTCGCCGAGTGGATGGACCACTTCGGGGTCTCCCGGCGCGCCGAGCCGGTGATCGCGATGGGCGGCGGCGTCCTGATGGACGTGGTCGGCCTGGCCTGCAGCCTGTACCGCCGCTCGACCCCGTTCGTCCGGGTGCCCACCACGCTGATCGGCCTGGTGGACGCGGGCGTCGGGGCCAAGACCGGGGTGAACTTCGGCCGGCACAAGAACCGGCTCGGCACCTACCACCCGGCGGTGGCCACCCTGCTGGACCCGGCCTTCCTGGCCACCCTGGACCAGCGGCACCTGAGCAACGGCCTGGCCGAGATCCTCAAGGTCGCCCTGATCAAGGACCGGAAGCTGTTCGAGCTGCTGGACCGGACCGGCGAGGCGCTGATCGACCAGCGCTTCCAGGGCCCGACCCCCGGCGGCGAGGTGCTGGTCCGGGCGGTGCACGGGATGCTCCAGGAGCTCCAACCCAACCTCTGGGAGCACCGGTTGGAGCGCTCGATGGACTACGGCCACTCGTTCAGCCCGACCGTGGAGATGCGGGCGCTGCCCGAACTCCTGCACGGCGAGGCGGTCTGCCTCGACATGGCGCTGACCACGGTGCTCGCCCAGCGGAGGGGACTGGTCGAGACCGCCGAACGGGACCGGATCCTCGGCCTGATGCGCCGGTTGCAACTCCCGGTCCGGCACCCGCTGCTGGAGCCGGAGACGCTGGCCGATGCGCTCACCGACACCATCCGGCACCGGGACGGCCGGCAGCGCTTCCCGCTGCCGGTCGGGATCGGCGACGGCTGCTTCGCCGATGACCTGACCGCCGCCGAGATCGGCCGGGCGGCCACCGAACTGGAGGAACTGGCATGCGTAGCACCGTGA